The genome window GTGTCGATTAATCCCCAACGGCGGGACGCGATCGACGAAGTTCACCGCTGCGCCGATGCCGGCGCGGTCCTGGTGAAAGTCCTCCCGAACGCCAAGCAGTTCGATCCGGCCAATCCCAACTACAAACCCTTCTATCGCGCATTGGCCGAACGCAAGCTGCCCTTCCTGAGCCACGTCGGCTACGAGTTCAGCCTCATCGGGAAGGATCAATCGGTCGGCGATCCTGAGCGACTGCGTGTTCCTCTCGAAGAAGGGGCCACCGTGATTGCCGCCCATGCCTGCAGCTATGGATTGATCCTCTATGAAAAGTTTCTGCCGACCTTGCGCGACCTCGTGAACCGTTACCCCAATTTCTATTCGGACATCTCTGCTCTCACGCTGCCGAACCGATTCAGGATGCTCTTGCACCTGCGCAACTACCCGGAGGTACACGAGCGCCTGCTCTTCGGGACCGACTACCCGCTCTCGGTCTTCCACATCGCTGCCTGGGGACGCGTCGCCTTCGGCACGTTGCGCAAGATGATACAAACCAAGAACCGTTTCGACCGGCAGGTTGAAGTGTGCAATGGACTGAAACTGGGCTTCCGCTCCCTCGGCGACATTCTTCCCCATTCAACGATTCAATCGATCCGGTAGTCAGGTGCACCGATGGACCGCAATCAGATACTCGCCTCGCTTCGCGAAAGGATTCTCGCCTTCGCGACATCACGAGTATCGAGAGACCATGCCGAAGATCTGACCCAGGAGACGCTGGTCGTCCTTCATGAGAAGTACCCCGCGGTCACCGACTTGACCGAACTGGTCCCCTTGGCATTTCAGATCTTGCGGTTCAAGATGCTCGACGCCCACCGCAAATCCTTCCGGCGAGGCGAGTACAATCAGGAGTCGGTCGAGGAATTGCCGCTGGCCGATCCCGGCGATGATCCGGCCACTCAGCTCGACCAACAGCAGCGCGTGAACCGTTTACTCGCCGCGATCATGCAACTCGGCGAGCGCTGCCGGGAACTCTTCAAGTGGAAACTGGAGGGGAAAACCTTTCCCGAGATTCAGAAGATCATGGGGCAACAGTCAATCAATACGATCTATACCTGGGACCTTCGATGCAGAAAGCAGCTGTTGGCGGCGATGGACGGCAGCTGGGAATAAACCATGGCTGAACACGAGCTTGAAAAACTCCTCGGCGGTTTCGCGGCGGATACGCTGACGCCGGAGGAACGCCGACAGCTCTTCACCGCCGCCATGCAAGACCAGCAACTCTTCAATGCCTTGGCCGACGAGCAGGCACTGAAAGAACTGTTGACTGACCCGGCTGTGCGACGCCGTTTGCTCCAATCCTTGAATAATACAACTCCGGCGCCTGCAGGCGGGTCGGCCTCATGGCTGGATTGGTTCCGACGACCCGCCAATCTCGCACTGGCGGGAGGACTGGCCACGGCCGTCTTCGCAGTCGTCCTGGGCACCAAGCTCTATCAGGACAGTCTAAAACAAGCCGTCCAAACGGTTGAGACTGAAGCAACACCATCTGCCGCGCCATCCGTTCCTCCGCCCGCACTGTCCCAGCCGTCAGCGGCCAAACCGGCTGAATCAAAGGCACAGGCCCAGGAGAATCAGGGCCTCTCAGCAATCGCGGCGAAGAAGGACTCACTGGCTGATACGAGTGTCACCCGCGAACGATCAGCCACCGCACCACCGCAGGCAAGCGTTCCGGCTGATATCCTTCGCGACAATGCGCCGAAGAAGACACAACAAGAAGAAGATCGAAAGCAAACAGCCGCACCGGCCATCTCGATGGGGAAGCCCCCAGACGATGTCGCGGCAATAGTCCAGCGTCCACTCTCCGCCGGCTCACCACCGACAGCGGCCATGCCTGAGGCCAAGACAGCACGGACGCCGGCCGGAGCATCCTTGTCAGAAACCAGCCCCGCGATCGCCGGCGCACGAGCCTTGTTTTATGGCACCGGCGCCGATACTGGGAGAATTGCCCAAGCCCAGGAACGCGCCATGAAGCCCCTGGCCGAAGCCGAGCCGCAGACGAGTCCGTTGAAGCGCAAACTCGAAGGGCTCTCCCAGCTCGGCAAAGCTGCTGCCCCTCCAATACCCGACAAGCCCCTTGGGCTCCGCTACAGCTTTGTGATCCGGACTCCCGACGGACATGACCAGGAAGTCAATGCAGCCGCGGCTTCGATGAGTTCAACACCCGTGCACATAACCCTCGAACCCAATCAAGACGGCTACATTCAGGTATGGCGAAATGTGGGATCGGCCAACACCCAACTGCTGCTGCCACAGAAAGACAGCGGTCATATTTCGGAAAAGATTCACGCCGGGCAACGGCAGCGCCTGCCATTGCCGGCTGACAGCGGCACCGTGATCGTCCGTCTGTCTCGCGTCCCGTTCGGGCCCATCTCAAGACAAGAGGCCGCGCTCCTCAACCGGGTTGCACCAAACCAACTCCAGGAATCAGTCACCGCCTCAAGTCCAACGGGTCCGCAGGAACAGTCCACTTACATCGTCAGCCAGGATCCCTCCCCCACCGCGCAAATCGCTGTCGACATTCTGCTGACCCGCCAGCAATAATCCTTACTCACGACGCACGCGAAGGGCGCATACTTTTCCTATGCCGACAGAACAACCCAGCTACCAGGGCCCTGCATTCTTGTCCTACGGATTCCGCCCGTTCTTTCTGAGCGCGGCCCTGTTCGCCGGCATAGCC of Nitrospira sp. contains these proteins:
- a CDS encoding amidohydrolase family protein — its product is MTTGPTKSLVDCHVHLAALPDGDNGCYISPKMLKSPLFRFLFWKHGLSVDRPREANEKYLEDLLVELRASKHVQKAVMLGMDGVYDHNGRLNEAHTDFLISNDYVLKTARAHPNELLAGVSINPQRRDAIDEVHRCADAGAVLVKVLPNAKQFDPANPNYKPFYRALAERKLPFLSHVGYEFSLIGKDQSVGDPERLRVPLEEGATVIAAHACSYGLILYEKFLPTLRDLVNRYPNFYSDISALTLPNRFRMLLHLRNYPEVHERLLFGTDYPLSVFHIAAWGRVAFGTLRKMIQTKNRFDRQVEVCNGLKLGFRSLGDILPHSTIQSIR
- a CDS encoding sigma-70 family RNA polymerase sigma factor, which produces MDRNQILASLRERILAFATSRVSRDHAEDLTQETLVVLHEKYPAVTDLTELVPLAFQILRFKMLDAHRKSFRRGEYNQESVEELPLADPGDDPATQLDQQQRVNRLLAAIMQLGERCRELFKWKLEGKTFPEIQKIMGQQSINTIYTWDLRCRKQLLAAMDGSWE